TCACAAGCTCCTCGTTAGTGGGTATAACCAAAACCCTCGTGGGAGCATTTTCCTTACTTATATCTCCTTCCTTGCCCCTTATCATCATCTCGTTTTTCTCAGGGTCTATCTCTATCCCCAGAAATTCCAGCCCTGAGCATATCGCTTCCCGCTCCATAGGACCGTTCTCGCCTATCCCACCCGTGAACACAACCGCGTGCACTCCGCCCATCACCGCGGCGTAAGCGCCTATATATTTCTTCACTCTATAACAGAAAACATCAAAAGCCAATTTCGCCCTCTTGTCCCCCTTTGCTATTTCCTCTTCTATGTCTCTCATATCGTTTGTCTTACCAGAAATACCTAATAACCCGCTCTTCTTGTTTATTATCTCGTCTATATCCTTCGCAGTGTAGCCCTCTTTTTCCATCAAGAAAGGTAGTATGGCAGGGTCAATATCACCACAGCGAGTCCCCATAACCAAGCCCTCAGCAGGCGTTAAGCCCATACTCGTATCAATAGATTCACCCCCTAAGACGGCGGTTATACTACAGCCATTCCCCAAATGGCAGGTTATCACCTTTGATTTAGATGGCTCAATGGAAAAGTTCTCCTTCAGATACTGGATTGCGCGCCTTGCAACATAATAATGCGATGTGCCGTGGAAACCGTATCTCCTAATCCGATATCTCTCATAGAACTCGTATGGAAGCGCATAGATGTAAGCATAGGGTGGAATAGTGGAATGGAAAGCTGTATCAAAAACCGCAATATGGGGAACATTTGGAAGGAGAGCTTTAGCTGCCCTTATCCCTGTAAGATTTGGAGGATTGTGAAGAGGGGCAAGGTTGGCACATTCCTCTATCGCCTTCTCCACTTCCTTATCTATGACAACGGAACTTGTAAACCTTTCGCCTCCATGAACCACCCTATGTCCCACAGCATCTATCTCCTCCAAGGTCTTTATAACCCCCATTTCGGGATGGGTGAGAACTTTCGCAACCTCCTCCATAGCCCTGTAATGGTCGGGCATATCCACATTGTATTTCCACACTTTTTCATTCACCCTATGGGTAAGGGAGGCTTTCTCATAGAGTTGTAATCCAACCCTGTCAGCCAATCCCCTTGCCATTAACTGGTTATTGTCAAGCTCAATGAGTTGGTATTTTAGGGAAGAACTTCCGCAGTTTATCACTAATACCTTCATTGCACCTCACCCTTTAAAGCAAGAGACTGGGCGGATGTTATTATGATGACATTGACGATATCCTCAACGCTACAACCTCTTGATAAATCGTTGATTGGCTTGCATAAGCCCTGCGCGATGGGTCCATAAGCCTCCGCCTTAGCCAACCTTTGGACAAGTTTATAGGCGATGTTCCCCGCGTTCAAATCAGGGAAAATCAAGACATTCGCCCTTCCGCCCACGGGACTGCCCGGTGCCTTTTTCTCCGCAACCCAAGGGATAATCGCCGCGTCCACCTGCAACTCGCCATCCAAAAGAATGTCAGGACGACGCTCCTTTGCTATCTTCGTCGCTTCAACGACCTTGTCTACCAAGGGATGTGAAGCTGAGCCTTTAGTTGAGAAGGAAAGCAAAGCAACCCTCGGTTCATAACCGAAAACGGTCCTCATAGTATCAGCAGTGGAAATCGCAATCTGGGCTAATTCCCTTGGATTGGGGTCTATTACCAAGCCGGAGTCCGCGAAAAGGAAAAAACCGTTCTCACCATAGGGGCTATCGGGAACAACCATAGCGAAGAAGGCGGAAGCTATCTCCACCTCTGGCAGGCACTTTATTACCTGAAGAGCAGGACGGAAAGTATCGCTAGTGGGATGGGTTGCTCCC
The bacterium genome window above contains:
- a CDS encoding acetate kinase, which gives rise to MKVLVINCGSSSLKYQLIELDNNQLMARGLADRVGLQLYEKASLTHRVNEKVWKYNVDMPDHYRAMEEVAKVLTHPEMGVIKTLEEIDAVGHRVVHGGERFTSSVVIDKEVEKAIEECANLAPLHNPPNLTGIRAAKALLPNVPHIAVFDTAFHSTIPPYAYIYALPYEFYERYRIRRYGFHGTSHYYVARRAIQYLKENFSIEPSKSKVITCHLGNGCSITAVLGGESIDTSMGLTPAEGLVMGTRCGDIDPAILPFLMEKEGYTAKDIDEIINKKSGLLGISGKTNDMRDIEEEIAKGDKRAKLAFDVFCYRVKKYIGAYAAVMGGVHAVVFTGGIGENGPMEREAICSGLEFLGIEIDPEKNEMMIRGKEGDISKENAPTRVLVIPTNEELVIAQETARIVSNIKKRSV
- the pta gene encoding phosphate acetyltransferase, which gives rise to MSPMQRLRELAKSRKQKIVLPEGHDARVIKAAREATDEGIAEVVILGDEDDILRLARENSVDLEGIEIINPKKSPKLEEYAKTLYELRKHKGVSMEKAYEMASSYLYYGVLMVYSGDADGEVSGATHPTSDTFRPALQVIKCLPEVEIASAFFAMVVPDSPYGENGFFLFADSGLVIDPNPRELAQIAISTADTMRTVFGYEPRVALLSFSTKGSASHPLVDKVVEATKIAKERRPDILLDGELQVDAAIIPWVAEKKAPGSPVGGRANVLIFPDLNAGNIAYKLVQRLAKAEAYGPIAQGLCKPINDLSRGCSVEDIVNVIIITSAQSLALKGEVQ